Proteins encoded by one window of Methanobacterium sp. CWC-01:
- a CDS encoding PsbP-related protein, which produces MKKYFLAIIMLVLVVMASGCTTTNQNTTKGYSAGGISFDYPSSWYIQNMTESNVTTVQLSDPDYNQTNASKGSFAAIIIGPETSSNDLATFRNSLKSEANASGVNSTTNTINIAGVSANATTFTGKDDSGNQVYLQLIDFTKGSKSLIIFLAAGGGANIDTAKTNFDVIIKSFKVE; this is translated from the coding sequence TTGAAAAAATACTTTTTAGCAATTATCATGTTGGTGCTGGTAGTCATGGCCTCGGGGTGCACCACCACCAACCAGAACACAACCAAGGGCTATTCTGCCGGTGGGATTTCATTTGACTATCCCAGCAGCTGGTACATACAGAACATGACCGAAAGTAATGTTACCACGGTCCAACTTTCAGATCCTGATTATAATCAAACTAACGCCTCTAAAGGTAGTTTTGCCGCCATAATTATCGGTCCAGAGACCAGTTCCAACGACCTGGCCACCTTCCGGAATTCCCTCAAATCAGAAGCCAACGCCAGTGGAGTAAACTCCACCACCAATACCATAAACATTGCCGGAGTGTCAGCCAACGCCACCACCTTCACCGGTAAAGATGATTCGGGTAATCAGGTCTACCTGCAGCTTATTGACTTTACCAAGGGCAGTAAGTCCTTAATAATATTCCTGGCCGCGGGTGGCGGAGCCAACATAGACACCGCCAAGACCAACTTCGACGTGATTATTAAAAGCTTTAAGGTGGAGTAA
- a CDS encoding pyridoxamine 5'-phosphate oxidase family protein, whose protein sequence is MEFGDCIKFASENPIAWIATVEKDQPRVRAFGMWFADETGFYFQTATIKEIVAQLQTNPKVEFAFYQPDDMTGTMLRVSGEVEFLDDLKLKEKVIKDRPFLKELGMTPQDERLIIFRVAKGEAHFWNWESNLMPKDIIKFG, encoded by the coding sequence TTGGAATTTGGAGACTGTATTAAATTTGCAAGTGAAAACCCCATCGCCTGGATTGCAACTGTGGAAAAAGACCAGCCCCGGGTGAGGGCTTTTGGAATGTGGTTTGCCGATGAGACCGGATTCTACTTCCAGACCGCTACCATAAAGGAGATTGTGGCTCAACTGCAGACTAACCCCAAAGTGGAGTTTGCTTTCTACCAGCCAGATGACATGACTGGCACCATGCTCCGGGTAAGTGGTGAGGTGGAGTTCCTGGACGACTTGAAACTAAAGGAGAAGGTCATAAAGGACAGACCCTTCTTGAAGGAATTGGGAATGACCCCCCAGGATGAGAGATTAATTATATTCCGGGTAGCAAAGGGAGAGGCCCATTTCTGGAACTGGGAGAGCAATTTAATGCCTAAAGATATCATTAAATTTGGTTAA
- a CDS encoding DUF5518 domain-containing protein, with translation MLKEIIKWRPLLIGSLIVVTFYVVAYFSGESLLFSSFLLGGMLVGFMINENFKSGAINGLVSGIIAAIIVNLISVIILVSQGYASYITVILSSLVVYIVMEIVLSTMGGVFGFLIRSESLPGATTPESGENEN, from the coding sequence ATGCTTAAAGAGATTATTAAATGGAGACCTTTGTTAATTGGATCATTGATTGTGGTTACATTTTATGTAGTAGCGTACTTTTCTGGTGAAAGTCTTTTGTTTTCATCGTTCCTCCTGGGGGGAATGCTGGTAGGCTTCATGATTAATGAAAACTTCAAAAGCGGAGCAATTAATGGATTAGTCTCAGGGATAATCGCAGCAATAATTGTAAACCTCATTTCCGTAATTATTCTGGTCAGTCAGGGCTATGCATCCTATATAACAGTGATTCTGAGCAGTCTAGTTGTCTACATTGTGATGGAGATTGTGCTGAGTACCATGGGCGGAGTCTTTGGATTCTTGATAAGATCAGAGTCATTGCCAGGTGCAACAACCCCGGAATCAGGGGAAAATGAGAATTAA
- a CDS encoding MBL fold metallo-hydrolase, whose protein sequence is MEVVCLIENHSEDPELESEHGLSIFLDTGQYKILFDTGATGKIVDNAQLMGIKLEEVDLVIISHGHYDHGGGLGAFLELNQGAPVYMGKGANNKHSRIDNDTMKDIGLDEKVLEMHKRRIEFLDDFTELRDDLYIITSINHAHTIPEGNRLLYEGEGLELVQDRFAHEILMVLKRDDGLVVFTGCSHNGILNILDTVVEKLPDTPIIAVFGGLHLMIPPDDSIVDSQELEIIARKLMGYSIGRIYTGHCTGTRSYHFLKRIMGDHIEYFATGSRVKI, encoded by the coding sequence ATGGAAGTCGTGTGCCTGATCGAAAATCACAGTGAAGACCCTGAACTAGAATCCGAGCATGGGCTTTCAATTTTTTTGGACACTGGTCAATATAAAATATTATTTGACACTGGAGCCACCGGTAAGATAGTGGACAACGCCCAACTGATGGGTATTAAGCTGGAGGAGGTGGATCTGGTCATCATATCCCATGGGCACTACGACCATGGAGGTGGCTTAGGAGCATTCCTGGAACTTAACCAGGGGGCTCCGGTTTACATGGGTAAAGGGGCGAATAATAAGCACTCACGGATTGATAACGATACGATGAAGGACATCGGGCTGGATGAAAAAGTTTTAGAGATGCACAAAAGACGTATTGAATTTTTAGATGATTTTACCGAGTTAAGGGATGATCTGTACATTATAACTTCCATAAATCATGCACATACCATTCCGGAGGGCAATAGGCTCCTCTATGAAGGAGAAGGTTTAGAACTGGTTCAGGATCGTTTTGCTCATGAGATACTAATGGTTTTAAAACGGGATGATGGTCTGGTGGTGTTCACCGGTTGCAGCCACAACGGTATACTGAACATCCTGGACACCGTAGTAGAAAAATTACCAGACACTCCCATAATAGCAGTGTTTGGCGGTCTTCATCTCATGATACCCCCAGATGACTCTATAGTGGACTCCCAGGAGTTGGAGATTATTGCCCGCAAATTAATGGGGTATTCAATTGGCAGGATCTACACTGGCCATTGCACCGGGACCCGGTCCTACCACTTTTTGAAGAGGATCATGGGGGATCATATCGAATACTTCGCCACCGGGTCTAGGGTAAAAATATAA
- a CDS encoding SRPBCC domain-containing protein has protein sequence MSKVVHFEIPAENPDRAIKFYEEVFGWKISNWGGPFDYWLVTAGDDEEPGIHGAIMTKESGDVVRDTISVDSFDEFAQKIEENGGKMLTDKMEIPGMGFTGLFKDTEGNIMGIIEITMLLITRVFNAPPEEVWKVWTEADAVKQWFGPQNFTAPVVKIDLRVGGTSLYCMRSPDGEDFWSTGIYKEIVPPERIVSTDSFADAEGNVVPAAHYGMEGNWPLELLVTVTFQEDGGKTRFTLQHEGFPDRKNRVLAEAGWNESLDKLARYLEQRSEQ, from the coding sequence ATGTCTAAGGTTGTGCATTTCGAAATACCTGCAGAAAATCCGGATAGGGCTATAAAATTTTATGAAGAAGTGTTTGGATGGAAGATCTCCAACTGGGGAGGTCCCTTCGACTACTGGCTGGTAACCGCTGGAGATGATGAAGAACCAGGGATACATGGAGCCATAATGACCAAGGAATCTGGTGATGTGGTCCGGGATACCATCAGTGTTGATTCCTTTGATGAATTCGCCCAGAAAATTGAAGAAAATGGGGGTAAGATGTTAACCGATAAAATGGAAATTCCCGGTATGGGCTTTACTGGATTGTTTAAGGATACTGAGGGCAACATCATGGGCATAATAGAGATCACCATGCTACTCATCACCCGCGTCTTCAACGCACCTCCCGAAGAGGTGTGGAAAGTCTGGACTGAAGCCGATGCTGTTAAGCAGTGGTTCGGCCCCCAGAATTTCACGGCACCGGTTGTAAAAATCGATCTACGAGTGGGAGGAACGTCTTTATATTGTATGCGCTCCCCGGATGGTGAAGACTTCTGGAGCACCGGTATCTACAAGGAAATCGTTCCCCCAGAGCGGATTGTATCCACAGATAGCTTTGCCGATGCCGAAGGTAACGTGGTCCCGGCAGCTCATTATGGAATGGAGGGGAACTGGCCATTAGAGTTATTGGTGACTGTAACCTTCCAGGAAGATGGGGGTAAGACCAGGTTCACCCTGCAGCATGAGGGATTCCCGGACAGGAAAAATAGAGTCCTAGCCGAAGCAGGGTGGAATGAATCCCTGGACAAGTTAGCCAGATATCTAGAACAAAGGAGTGAACAATGA
- a CDS encoding SRPBCC family protein yields MTEISHSTKFTHASEREIVMTHVFNAPQEMVWKVFTDPQLIPQWWGPTNLSTMVEVMDLRPGGKWRFIQHDSNGNEFTFSGVYQEIMPPERLVQTIETLPGQEFLERLTLEEIGGKTGITEVFQFQSVEDRDMMLNTRMEEETAEGMDRLTQLLRELYK; encoded by the coding sequence ATGACCGAAATCAGCCACTCCACAAAATTTACCCATGCATCGGAAAGAGAAATCGTCATGACTCACGTCTTTAACGCCCCGCAGGAGATGGTTTGGAAGGTCTTCACGGATCCGCAGCTGATACCCCAGTGGTGGGGTCCCACCAATCTATCCACCATGGTAGAAGTGATGGACCTGCGGCCGGGTGGAAAGTGGCGGTTCATCCAGCACGACTCGAATGGCAATGAGTTCACCTTTAGCGGAGTGTACCAGGAGATCATGCCCCCTGAACGCCTGGTTCAGACCATTGAAACCCTGCCTGGTCAAGAGTTTCTGGAAAGATTAACCCTGGAGGAAATCGGCGGAAAAACGGGAATAACTGAAGTATTTCAATTCCAATCAGTTGAAGACCGTGACATGATGCTTAATACAAGGATGGAAGAAGAGACAGCCGAGGGTATGGATCGTTTAACCCAACTTCTGCGAGAGCTTTATAAATAA